The following proteins are co-located in the Engraulis encrasicolus isolate BLACKSEA-1 chromosome 2, IST_EnEncr_1.0, whole genome shotgun sequence genome:
- the kcnj12b gene encoding ATP-sensitive inward rectifier potassium channel 12, protein MSASRPQQRYSIVSSDGEHQHHNHRAIASSATAITAATASSSSAVKMPALGNGFGNGKIQTRRNRRSRFVNKTGQCNVRFSHVEEQSQRYLADIFTTCVDVRWRWMFLIFSLVFVVSWLAFGLAFWVIALLHGDLDDVLAAGGGGGGGGVGGDGGDGGDGGSDNNSEAESVPSLTPCVMQVNSFVAAFLFSIETQTTIGYGFRCVTEECPLAVFLVVLQSIVGCIIDSFMIGAIMAKMARPKKRAETLLFSHNAIIAMRDGKLCLMFRVGNLRKSHIVEAHVRAQMVKPRFTEEGEYIPLEQIDINVGYDTGWDRIFLVTPVTILHEINEESPLFGISKQDLDTADFEIVVILEGIVEATSMTAQARSSYLASEILWGHRFEPVVFEEKSAYKVDYTHFHKTYEVPSTPRCSAKDIEENKMASGSANSFCYENELAFLSRDEEEEEDERARAEQGAELETLSANLNLDHSFHRESEI, encoded by the coding sequence ATGAGCGCGAGCCGCCCGCAGCAGCGCTACAGCATTGTGTCGTCGGACGGCGAGCACCAGCACCACAACCATCGGGCCATCGCATCCTCGGCCACCGCCATCACCGCGGCGACCGCCTCCTCATCCTCCGCCGTCAAGATGCCCGCCCTCGGCAACGGCTTCGGCAACGGCAAGATCCAGACGCGGCGCAACCGGCGGAGCCGCTTCGTCAACAAGACGGGCCAGTGCAACGTGCGCTTCTCGCACGTGGAGGAGCAGTCGCAGCGCTACCTGGCAGACATCTTCACCACCTGCGTGGACGTGCGCTGGCGCTGGATGTTCCTCATCTTCTCGCTGGTCTTCGTGGTGTCCTGGCTGGCGTTCGGCCTGGCCTTCTGGGTCATCGCGCTACTCCACGGGGACCTGGACGACGTCCTGGCGGCGggcggtggcggaggaggaggaggagttggaggtgATGGCGGTGATGGCGGCGATGGCGGCAGCGACAATAACAGCGAGGCGGAGAGCGTGCCCAGCCTCACGCCGTGTGTCATGCAGGTGAACAGCTTCGTGGCGGCCTTCCTATTCTCCATCGAGACGCAGACCACCATCGGTTACGGCTTCCGCTGCGTGACGGAGGAGTGCCCGCTGGCCGTCTTCCTGGTGGTGCTGCAGAGCATCGTGGGCTGCATCATCGACTCCTTCATGATCGGCGCCATCATGGCCAAGATGGCGCGGCCCAAGAAGCGCGCCGAGACCCTGCTCTTCTCGCACAACGCCATCATCGCCATGCGCGACGGCAAGCTCTGCCTGATGTTCCGCGTGGGCAACCTGCGCAAGAGCCACATCGTGGAGGCGCACGTGCGCGCCCAGATGGTCAAGCCGCGCTTCACCGAGGAAGGCGAGTACATCCCCCTGGAGCAGATCGACATCAACGTGGGCTACGACACCGGCTGGGACCGCATCTTCCTGGTCACGCCCGTCACCATCCTGCACGAGATCAACGAGGAGAGCCCGCTCTTCGGCATCAGCAAGCAGGACCTGGACACGGCCGACTTCGAGATCGTGGTGATCCTGGAGGGCATCGTGGAGGCCACATCCATGACGGCGCAGGCCCGCAGCTCCTACCTGGCCAGCGAGATCCTGTGGGGCCACCGCTTCGAGCCCGTGGTGTTCGAGGAGAAGAGCGCCTACAAGGTGGACTACACGCACTTCCACAAGACCTACGAGGTGCCCAGCACGCCGCGCTGCAGCGCCAAGGACATCGAGGAGAACAAGATGGCGTCCGGCAGCGCCAACTCGTTCTGTTACGAGAACGAGCTGGCCTTCCTGAGCcgcgacgaggaggaggaggaggacgagcgtGCCAGGGCGGAGCAGGGAGCCGAGCTGGAGACGCTATCGGCCAACTTGAATCTGGACCACTCCTTCCACAGGGAGTCTGAGATCTGA